The DNA region cggcttccttgttaccaactacgcaaaaggcatcttcgttccaggtctggcaaaaaatagcgccggagccaatccgttcctattatatcctattgttcaacgtataccggccgtgttagtgctccggattgactgcggatcaTCTCCACCGTGCCAAAGCCCTCCGGATGCTTTaggctgttttttaaaatatttttgccggagatgcatccgtcaaaatgggtGGAGCcgggcctggagtcaacagcccagttgcttattcacggtttaaccaacgaacatggacgaagaatgCTCCATcacggaggtggaaagtcacaaagtgatttatgatgcaggAGATCATCATTATAAGGACAATATTAAAAAGAAAGCTGTATGGTATCCtattatatgtgtttttctggcaccgatatcaaacacacgacgtgctgacaactttgttttttatcaacacacggcgctaacaacacttcctcaacCTGTGTCTCTTGGCAGTCGGCAGGCTgtgtctctcgctctctctcactgccgcgtcacatgaacaaaacatcACCGTTGCGTTCAGGGTGTCTCGGAAAACATataatcagaatattacacatggaacgccatagcaggaGCTatggggggaaaagttttcatttgcttaaatgcttaagttattaagtgcaatttaatttattttcttgaaaaagacattttatttattctgtgtttctgtgcgggattattgttgtcttttactgaaaagaggcatggtctaatgtttttagttgtgatttcttaaaaagtatttttgaatttaagagtaaacatttatcgtgtttaaataggtgtacttgatctcatatactgtattgtcactgtgttattgtaaattggttttagaaaaaaaattggggggggcgcaataatatcgtatatcgcaatttatgagataaattatcgcacactaaaatttgttatcgcgacaggcctagtgtaTAGACTCTATGAAAGTATAAGTACGAACTGACCATTGAAGAGTTTACAATCGCTCCATCTTATGACATGTTTGTAAGCGACTAACAGCAACTAACTAACATGGTGAGTGTGTTGGTTGCGTGCTCAGTTCGCATTGCTGATTTTCACCCAACCTAATTCataatggtcttatgacagagtGGTTTATTAGTCTATTTTGGAGTCGGCACTTTACACTAAGTCAGCAGAAAAAGACGAAATTGGAAAAAGGCATATATAGTAAAATGTATTAATGGGCTGTGAGTGTTTATTTTGCAAATGGTATGCAATCAAAGTTATTCACTTTTCATGAGGCTGATTCAAACATATGTCAATGAAACACATTGGTTTCGACCTTAAActtgttcttttcctggaatgttgCGGGATAGGCGAGCACTTTTACAAATGCCTTGTCATTCTGTTGACTGCTACTCGacccaggctttttttttctgcagtgCACCATGGGGGATTACTGCAAAGTAATGCGTCCCTCTCTATCTCAGCTAATGAAAATCCACTTCAAGGACAGGATTAAGACCAAAAATCAGTCTGCAGTCTCTCTGGAAGgctttgcatttttttcattgcgcatAGTATTCTGAGGATTGATGTTGCTTGCCATTCAAATTATTACTCACTTGACTGAGATTTCCCCACCTTTTTGTATACCTCACTGACTTGCTTCAATATacaatggtgatttttttttcacttgtgTAAAGTGCTGATGACCTTTAATACCTTGCAAGAGGAGATATAGCCAACTTGCAAGAGACACATATCAGaccatatggcagaaaacacacacacggctgaaaaagcagtttctgctcttgcacccctctttaaaataaactgctgtattttaagcaaaaagaactgttgtgtttgatgaacaaaatgtctatatgctgccatagcagtttgatGAGGCATTAtgcccccggactatttttaatttgtccgttttactccGGAGATCCCTTTTTGcagacactgcgcaaccgcttttgtttgaacccaaccataaaaagaaggtaagtaattatagtgtatcacaaaagtgagtacacccctcacatttctgcaaatatttaagtatatcttttaatgagacaacactgacaaaatgacactttgacacaatgaaaagtagtctctgTGCAGCAtatgtaatagagttaatttatttcccctcaaaataactcaaaatatagccattaatatctaaacccctggcaacaaaagtgtgtacaccccttagtgaaagttgtcaatattaacatacaacatgtcaacagtcaatattttgtgtggccaccactatcatccagaactgcctttactctcctgagcatggagttgaccagagcttcacaggttgccacttgaatgctcttccactcctccatgacgacgttgcagagctgccggatattttagactttgcgcacctccaccttccgcttgaggatcccccaaagattttctattgggttcaagtctggagacacaCTTGGCTAGTCCATTACCTTTatcctcagcctcttcagttaagcagtggtcatctcggaggtgtgtttggggtaattgttatatgagctgcacacagactacttttcattgtgtcaaagtgtcattttgtcagtgttgtcccatgaaaagctatacttaaatatctccagaaatgcgaggagtgtactcacttttgtgatacactgtatatttattgtcATGTACCAATGTACCAGCATATTGCATAACACTCATGCATCACGAAGATTTCATCACAAGGACTGTGTACTCTTTaatatgtcacaaagaacaactgtcGTTCATTCAACAGTATATAAGGCATACACACAGCATTCACTGTCAGGTCATCAGCGATTCAGCATACGTTTGCATGCCAACTAGCCATTACCACTTGACCTGATTGTTTTATTTGCCTGTCagcatcaataaaatcctgtgtctgtGATATGCAACTGGTTCCTAATTCTCGTACATGACAATttgttatttgaaatgtctatcatttttagcttagaatcattaattgatatctaatatttagttttaaaaaattaaaattaaatatttaaaaaagagaATTTCGACCAATCCTTTTTGTCCGTGACTTCTGCATCATgagccttgttatattaccttgtttcactcataaaatccccacaaagtccgCTTGTggacattcacagctgtgtcttgacacttgacaACACATGCTACACggatttttggatcgaaacaaagtcagtacgcaataatatcttgttaaaatcatcttgtgtttaattatgctctctcatgctcgcaCGTCGAGTGACCGGAAAACCACAAAAAGACGTACATTGCAGTTAAACGCTAGCGCgagaattatggacacagcaggctaactgactagcgTGCTATTCATTATCTTTTTGACCTTTGTTGCCGtttggattgcttattatggGATGATATTGATGTATTAGATACAGCCgatgcttaaatcataaagcctaGGTCATAGGCTTCAATGCTAAATACACTAAATAGTAtgatgtactcacatttatatgttctCTATATGCATAATGGAGCCTTTTAATTTTAGTATCtcacattcacattctttaatcataattttaaaaaatattttaaaagcccaccgcaataattacaatattatggtattggaatttaacccctaaaattcccctgaaaatgtattttctttGAACAGATTAAAATCAAGCCAATCAAAAACTGTATGCTGTAAAATTATGATTAACTATACAGCAAACTCCCCATttagccatgtttatttacCAAATAAAACATAGGGCTATattaaatctacatttactcacacaccaatttcctttattattgtacatccacccacatatcttagtgcatgcatatttattatcaaagacttgagtagaagaagggggatcatcttgaagtgttcgttatttattatgtaccaggatgggtatccaaaaccattttttaaaaagagaaacttaaagaaaatttcaaaggtctcaaaaatgcctatttttcactcacccgatttgacctacttttaaagtgtcaaaaaataccctcctgttcaaaatttttcttaccCCAGAAAATATTTGAACCTTTCTAATGAggaatcacacatgcatataggacaattttgaaattttgtcaaattgggggtctcagagcagaacctcAAGTCACCatagtgttttccgccctatgcATAATGGACTGTGTCATGCATATTTGtagtgtagttttttttttttaatgataaaagtTATCATTCATAACTGACAAGGAAAGATTACAATACAGTAATTGTTTGGCCTATTTAAATTCACATCAATCCACTGCACGGCAAGGTTTACTAAGTGAAAAGGCGTCCTTAGATAAATTTTAATGTTGTGTGGGCTGTAGGGTTGGACAACCATTTCTGCTGCTAGACTTTAACAACGATGCATGTGTGACTCAACTATTACCTTGGACAAGGAATAGGAAAGGTGACCATTTGTAGTATTTGATGTGAAGTAAATGAGGTACAGCAATACACCTTCAAAGTTTTAAGGATCCAACCTTGGGTAATACGTATCTGTAACTGGTGCTTTTGTCAAACTCTGGCTGCAGGTCGTTTCATTCTAGATTGGGTTGTCACACACACGACAAAGCACCAGAAATACACTGTGACATTTAGTATCACAATTTTattacaaaaattaaattattcaTCTCTCAGGTTTGCCATGCTTGGAGCATATAACAACGCAGTAAAAAACCCACACCCAAAGATAATAAAGCAGATTTCAACAATGCTTTCACAGCACTCTGTCATTCATGCTGTTACTATACAGATACCGTAACATTCCTAATACAGAGCAGTACAAACACCTGCCAAAACACATGTTGGATAACAACCTTAAACGATAAATTTAACCCAtcttaagaaagaaaaaaagaaaaaaaagaaatcgatAAACACTGATTTTGCAACTTAAAACATTTTGTGTGCTGAATATTTGTACCAGCCCAAGGCACCCAGGCTTTGTAACAATGTTGGCAAGTCGGCGACATTCTTACAGAAACACTTGAAGCGAACGACATACACAAACACAGTCTGACTTTGCATTGTTCATTCATGCCCTCCTCTCCTTTCGTTCTCTTTGTCAGTCACAGTGCAAGTTCCGGAGGGGCCATGCGGCGTGAGAACAGAGGAGGGGGAGGAGAAGGAGAAAGAAAACTCACGCTCGACATCTTTTCACAGCGTCAACCACTGACGAGAATTGACAAGGGCTTCTCGGAGAAACAGGTGGGAACGCTTATGTAATTCCTTGCCTGGATGGTGACATGTCCAGACGTGGAGTCAACGTTGCCAGCTGCTAGTCCCAGACCGGAGAAGCCAAAACCAAAATCGATTTTGTGGTTTCAACTCAGCGCCTCAGAAAACAAGAATGATTCCCCCACTGCCCCCAGGATAAAAACTGTTGTTCAGCACATTAATACTCAGAAATGGCTGATATCTCAAATTGAAGCTTACAACTAAACTTAAAATCAAATGGCCTCTTAACAAACATCAAATGAAGACGAGAACAACATAAACTCTGAAATACACAGAGGCCTTTTCTCCATGGCTTCGATTCAGTTCAGTTGGCTGAACGACAAGGCTCAAAGGACCATTTTGTTGCTCCTCCAAATATTTCAATGTTGTTTTCCATCCAAGAGAACACATTGCCGGCCGGTGCTTTACTGTTGCAGGTTGCCAAGTTGTGGATTTCGGCGATGGACAGTTTCCTACTCCAGATGTTTAGGTTTGCTAACTCACCTACAAAGGCTTGCGTTGCATCAAAGCCTCCCCCTAGTGTATCCTGCCAgagacaattaaaaataatagttAAAACTGTGCATTTATCCACCCATCCATTTTTTATATcgcctttccttaattgggatgttggtgagctggaaCCTATCTGGACAGACATTGGGGTAGCTACACGCTGGATTGGTTATCAGCCAACCACAGcagatataatttttttcatgcagtttttttttttattgttattaaagGACTCAAGTCTGGATTTCTTTTCAATAAGCTTGTGTTCACCCTGTTTGTGAGGCAATATTTATCTCGGTTGTTCCAAGCAAAGGGCTATTGGTGTTGCCTATTAAAAGCTACGGCACTTTATGAAACATCACAAGTCAAATGCCTTTGAAGTCTGATAGTGAAGTGTGGGTTTTAAAAAGCAAAGAGAAAAGATTGATAGAAGACTGTTAATAACCATACAGAAAGGTGGAAGTGACACTATGCCAATATCAGCAGTGTAAAAGGATGGAATGAACACTACAACATCAGCTGTGTTTGGAGTAGAAACAAGTTAATGTCAAGACAAACGCCTTCAGGGCAAATGCAATAATCCCTCCGCTGCCCCGGAATCCAGCACGTCTATAAACTGTGAGCTCTTATTTTTTGGATGCTACAAGTTATCATTTTATCCAACATGTCATGAAAGGCTGAGTAGTTGTATTTTGTATTGTATTGATCAGGTGTACTTATTTTTATGCATTTTGTAAgacacttaccgtaatttttggcctataagccgctacttttcccttcattctgaatcctgcggcttatagtccattgtggcttatttgttgatttatttgacagcggtgtcataaaactgtcataagaccgtcataattatgacataacacaatcatgggcattactgaatgcttatgacggatgtcattaagtgtccacTGGCAATTTATGCCACTAACTctgtttatgtccagcttggatcttttacatctattcaaaagtgggataatttgccagataacactaaacgaCACCTGttgtaagcatttattaatgctcatgacagtgtcatgtcctaattatgattgtctaatgaaagtcttatggcgccactgtcaaataaagtgttacctaataccataactatcaattcatgaaaaaaatggaacagtaactgaagacataattagcacagaccatgaattttgattatttacttctgtagcgctgcaatgcatgctaggaggcatgttggaaaacaatagtgttgacagtaggtcacagcagaggttgattgtctccctaaaaggagcagtaatggccaaatgagccttcttgaagcaatgaagctttgcagctatttagttcaaagcttcatggtggttcatttagttttgtgacagtcgtatgatgccgctgtcgaataaagtgttaccggttaatatcttttgatgtaaatatcccataatacagtgaggacagctgtggattGTAGTCCAGTGCAGGttatgtatgaacaaatgccattttcgtgcccaattcggcttatagtcaggtgcgccttattgtgcgaaaattacagtaatactTTTatcttacataaaataaatcagTTTTTGATATCACTATAAACATTTGTGAGTCATTTCACCAAAACTAGACATACAATGTGtttaaaatgtgaaatgaaTAGTGAAAATGTGATTCTACATTGTTGTCTTTGTGCTATTTTTAAAAGATGTTTTAATACCCGTTTAGAATGGGTAATCAAATAATTTCTCCTGTGAGGACTTTCAAAATTTTGACTAAATGCCCAAGGAAAGtcctataaatatatatgaaagaAAATCATGTTTGCCTTTCAAATGTcttagcagcaatcttttatttACCTGATGTCTTCATACTGTTTCTTAAAAAGGCACTCCCAAATGGGTTTAAAGACGCTAACCTTGAAGTTAACATTTCTGAAGTGAGAGTTTATTAATTCAAAACTATTTTGTATAAAATTCACACTTTGCCACTGAAGATTTTATTTTGACAGTGTAAAAAGTCTACGTTCAGTGGAACAATTCACATTTGTGCTGAACTTTGAAGGTCCTTCTGTATCCTTGTTTCAAACTGGCTGTTTAATTTTACTACTCCTCTTTTCCATGTCAACAAGTATTCATATCTACCTGCTCCTGTCCCAGAACGAGCACACCCTCTGGTTTGATTGGGTGATAGGGTGCAAGATTTTCCCCACTGCCCCTCTTCACGCCATCCTGGAAGGCTTCCCACATTCCATCTCGGGTGGTCCACGTGATGCAGAGATGATGCCATTTGCTGTCATTGATGAGGAACGGCAGCTTTGCAACCTGCGGCAGAcacatttcaatgtaaaagttaTTTCAGACCACAACCTTCCCACATATCTCCCTGTCCTACTGAATCACCTCCACTGTCACTTTCTCTCCTCGATAACATTCTTCCTTCACTTCCTAATTTAGCTCAGTAAGGTAGCAGAAAATTAATTAACATATACGTATCCACACTTCTGTAGAATATGTACCTTGTCGTTAATGAGAAACTCCATTGGGTTGTTTCCCCACTCAATCAGCACCAGCTCATTGGCCTGACCTGGAACAGCGTACGAAAATGGTGTACCAACTCCTGGTGAGGCACCGGACTTGATCCAGAGACACACAGTGAAGGAGAACATCTCTGGCAGACTCCTCTTGGCTTTGGCGTACATGTAGTTGGTTCTTAGTGGGAACGTCAGCTGGAACTTATCCGTGGGTCTGTTTTCTTTGCCTGCACAGGAGATGTAAGTCTGTAAAAAATTGTTTCTACCTGCTCTGGGGATTTCCATGTATTTATTGTGTGTATTCGGAGATTAGTAATAGGATAAAGCAGTATTAATCAACATTCCTCCTTATGCTCATGAGCCAACAAAGATGATGAATTTATATGAGGGCTGaagaataacaaaataattgaaAGACATTACATtttgtccttttgtttgtatCAGCAAATTAGAGTAAATAACACTTTGACTCCTTGTTTGGGATGGACAAGATTTCCCTTGAGGGCCTAATTTACCCATGACAAAGCAATTTTCTACATCTTGTCCTCTTGAGGGTTTCAGGGCTGAGAttgaacatacgaccatttaaaCTCACATTCACCGATGGATTTCAGCTAGCTCTAAATGCGTGTGCGGTTTTGCAGTGGAGGAGGAAGCTGGAGGGAATATGCAAACTCCACATGCACACGTTTATAGTTAGAGGGTTGAACAAGCCATATTGCACAAACTGACGAATGTTTCCGCTGTAagcagacaaacaaacaaaaaccttgagTTTACGGTGAACAGAAGTGGAtagagtagcccaaaattttacccaagtAAGAGTAGAGTTACTTCTGaataataatactcaagtaagagtaaaggtagtcatccaaaaaatttactcaagtagaagtaaaaaagtatctagtgaaaagaatactcaagtaatgagtaacattttgagttactgcttattaaacaatgttttggggttttttttctctcagcagacaCTTACCTATAAAAGCTGTGGATGTAATGATACTGTAAGACAACCCATTACATaatcacattaagccaaagaaatcattaaagagagagagaaaaaaaaacgtaatgaagcattatttatccaaagagcatgagtgccctgccctctagtggagaaaatagttcctagtctgAGTAGGGAATACTGCAGTTCCTTCATGGCtactattattaaattaaaagggtcatatctctggttttccgtggtcaatcggtgccaaataaaaactgaaagagAGTTTTAAAACTGCGATTTTGATTCATGTTGagtgcagcgctctatgtcaaatacttcatttattacggtgctttaaagacgcaggAATAAACAGGCTTGCGTGATCACAGaaaggcaagcttgcgtctgattggtgtaatggagtcatgtgattattgttgcgacgtc from Corythoichthys intestinalis isolate RoL2023-P3 chromosome 8, ASM3026506v1, whole genome shotgun sequence includes:
- the LOC130920955 gene encoding neuronal pentraxin-1-like, with the protein product MDGLSWKLFLLCCLATAESSAQDLGQTQFICTSVPKDMDLCAATMQNSGPAEDLKTTVMHLRETVLQQKETIMNQKETIRELTSKLSRCESQSIPAAAGPGGRRPGAKNTMGDISRGTAETLAQLGHTLQTLKQRLENLEQYSRGNNTVQANSLKDLLQNKIDDMEKQVLSRVNTLEEAKSGSRNDSEQRNRVESTLTSLHHRITDLEKGKENRPTDKFQLTFPLRTNYMYAKAKRSLPEMFSFTVCLWIKSGASPGVGTPFSYAVPGQANELVLIEWGNNPMEFLINDKVAKLPFLINDSKWHHLCITWTTRDGMWEAFQDGVKRGSGENLAPYHPIKPEGVLVLGQEQDTLGGGFDATQAFVGELANLNIWSRKLSIAEIHNLATCNSKAPAGNVFSWMENNIEIFGGATKWSFEPCRSAN